In Myxococcales bacterium, a single genomic region encodes these proteins:
- a CDS encoding VOC family protein, with protein MKVHFILYVRDQEASTRFYRQALEREPTLVAPGMTEFTLGDAVLGLMPESGAKRLLGAALDFPTPDATSTSRPARAELYLIVSEPAEFHRRALAAGARELSELLPRDWGHDAAYSADPDGHVLAFARVRPA; from the coding sequence GTGAAGGTTCACTTCATCCTCTACGTCCGCGACCAGGAAGCGAGCACACGGTTCTATCGCCAGGCGCTCGAACGTGAGCCAACGCTCGTCGCCCCCGGCATGACGGAGTTCACGCTGGGCGACGCCGTCCTTGGTCTCATGCCCGAGTCGGGCGCGAAGCGACTCTTGGGAGCGGCGCTCGACTTCCCTACCCCTGACGCGACGTCGACGTCCAGGCCGGCGCGCGCCGAGCTCTACCTCATCGTCTCCGAACCGGCCGAGTTCCACCGGCGCGCGCTCGCCGCCGGCGCACGGGAGCTCAGCGAGCTCTTGCCGCGCGACTGGGGGCACGACGCGGCCTACAGCGCCGATCCCGACGGCCACGTGCTCGCCTTCGCGCGCGTGCGCCCGGCCTAG
- a CDS encoding vanadium-dependent haloperoxidase, with protein sequence MHKSTQGSAVPGALLGLVLALSTLGACDESISATPAPPAPSTVPSTPPDPPATPGWQTVAKELPEALLSVSGTSSTDVWAVGADKSPTGPLVLHYDGKAWASLNSGQHADLWWVHALPGGPVFMAGAGGMVLRVKDGVFERMKTPGLGKDTVFGVWAASAQDAYAVGGWSGHSGFLWHFDGAAWKPVRLPDDMPRLANGEVPGLFKVWGSSAQDVWVVGGAGAVLRGNAAAGFKVVPTATKETLFTIHGASDGLVATVGGGSNGVILEQNGAAGGLGDASPVGAPLIQGVFLMGKGLGYASGERGLVYGRQGDRWSLLEHGQSLGVQSLHSAWVDETGRLWSVGGNVLSPSLDKGAILTFGAPVASYAPALPVTDGGSGDAPASVTCPPATVAAAQDKSVARQWDEQILASIRRDLPRPPVHARNLFHMSAAMWDAWASYDATADGVFVTEKNTSADTEAARREAVSYAAYRILSKRYAAAVGGAISLACYDAVLKRLGYDPAVTTTVGTTPSAVGNRIAAAILASAANDGANEGANYADPGYVALNPALVMDQIGTPLATNPELWQPLNLAVAATQNGIVLPAGVQTYIGSQWGLVTPFALKKVNASDPWHDPGPMPKMGASMRDWVKDVLTRASELDPGSGKTVDISPGAFGNNGLGADDGTGHATNPVTGLPYAANVVLLADFGRSLAEFWADGPKSETPPGHWNTLANYVADAPGFSRKFEGAGSTLDAFEWDVKIYLALNGALHDAACTAWDIKRRYQAGRPTTYVRYMGGKGQATDLASPAFSTDGLPLVPGLIEVITRESSAAGQRHEHLHLYVGQIAVRSWRSEPGDRAGELGGVGWIRAVEWFPYQRRNFVTPPFPGFISGHSTYSRSAAEVLAALTGSAFFPGGLGEYTISPGFLSFEKGPTVPIKLQWATYYDAADQAGQSRIWGGIHIVPDDYQGRVLGSLVGKGATALAKKHFDGSAR encoded by the coding sequence ATGCACAAGTCGACGCAAGGCTCAGCGGTGCCCGGAGCGCTTCTCGGTCTCGTTCTCGCCCTGTCCACCCTCGGAGCTTGCGACGAGTCCATTTCCGCCACACCGGCGCCTCCGGCGCCGTCCACGGTCCCGAGCACGCCGCCCGATCCGCCTGCGACCCCGGGATGGCAAACGGTCGCCAAGGAGCTTCCCGAGGCGCTCCTCAGCGTGTCGGGCACCTCGAGCACCGACGTCTGGGCCGTCGGCGCCGACAAGTCGCCGACGGGGCCGCTCGTTCTGCACTACGACGGCAAGGCCTGGGCCTCGCTGAACTCGGGGCAACACGCGGACCTGTGGTGGGTGCACGCCTTGCCGGGCGGGCCGGTCTTCATGGCCGGCGCCGGGGGGATGGTCTTGCGGGTGAAGGACGGCGTCTTCGAGCGGATGAAGACGCCCGGCCTGGGCAAGGACACGGTCTTCGGCGTCTGGGCCGCCAGCGCGCAAGACGCTTACGCCGTCGGCGGCTGGTCCGGCCACAGCGGGTTCTTGTGGCACTTCGACGGCGCCGCCTGGAAGCCCGTTCGCCTCCCCGACGACATGCCACGTCTTGCCAACGGCGAGGTGCCCGGGCTCTTCAAAGTGTGGGGGAGCTCGGCGCAAGACGTCTGGGTCGTTGGTGGCGCGGGCGCCGTGCTCCGGGGCAACGCAGCGGCCGGCTTCAAGGTGGTGCCCACGGCCACCAAGGAGACCCTCTTCACGATCCACGGCGCGAGCGACGGCCTCGTCGCCACCGTCGGTGGCGGCAGCAACGGCGTCATCCTCGAGCAGAACGGCGCGGCAGGCGGCCTTGGCGACGCATCACCGGTTGGCGCGCCGCTCATCCAGGGCGTGTTTCTCATGGGCAAGGGCCTCGGCTATGCCAGCGGTGAGCGGGGTCTCGTCTACGGGCGGCAAGGCGATCGATGGAGCCTGCTCGAACACGGACAGTCGCTCGGCGTGCAGTCGTTGCATTCTGCATGGGTTGACGAGACGGGCCGGCTTTGGTCCGTCGGTGGGAACGTGCTTTCGCCATCGCTCGACAAGGGCGCCATTTTGACCTTCGGTGCGCCCGTCGCGAGCTACGCGCCGGCATTGCCGGTCACCGACGGCGGCAGTGGCGACGCCCCCGCGTCGGTCACGTGTCCGCCGGCCACGGTGGCCGCCGCGCAAGACAAGTCGGTGGCTCGCCAATGGGACGAGCAGATCCTCGCCTCGATTCGGCGTGACTTGCCTCGACCGCCCGTCCACGCGCGCAACCTCTTTCACATGTCGGCGGCCATGTGGGACGCCTGGGCCAGCTACGACGCGACCGCCGACGGCGTCTTCGTCACGGAGAAGAACACGTCGGCCGATACGGAAGCGGCGCGCCGAGAGGCCGTGAGCTACGCCGCATACCGCATCTTGTCGAAGCGTTATGCGGCCGCCGTCGGCGGCGCCATTTCGCTGGCTTGCTACGACGCGGTGCTCAAGCGCCTCGGCTACGATCCCGCCGTCACCACCACGGTGGGCACGACGCCGAGCGCCGTGGGCAATCGCATCGCCGCCGCCATCCTCGCGTCGGCCGCAAACGACGGGGCCAACGAAGGTGCCAACTACGCCGACCCTGGCTACGTGGCCCTGAATCCGGCCCTCGTCATGGACCAGATCGGCACGCCGCTGGCCACGAACCCGGAGCTTTGGCAGCCCCTCAACCTTGCCGTTGCGGCCACGCAGAACGGCATCGTCCTTCCGGCCGGTGTGCAGACCTATATCGGCTCGCAGTGGGGACTCGTCACGCCCTTCGCGCTCAAGAAGGTCAACGCGAGCGACCCGTGGCACGATCCGGGCCCCATGCCGAAGATGGGCGCGTCGATGCGCGACTGGGTCAAGGATGTCCTGACCCGTGCGTCGGAGCTCGATCCCGGCTCGGGCAAGACCGTCGACATCTCACCGGGCGCGTTTGGCAACAACGGGCTCGGTGCCGATGATGGAACAGGTCACGCCACCAACCCGGTGACGGGCCTGCCCTATGCGGCCAACGTCGTCTTGCTCGCCGACTTCGGTCGATCGCTCGCCGAGTTTTGGGCCGATGGTCCGAAGTCTGAGACGCCCCCGGGCCACTGGAACACGCTCGCCAACTACGTGGCCGACGCCCCCGGCTTCTCACGCAAGTTCGAGGGCGCCGGCTCCACGCTCGACGCATTCGAGTGGGACGTGAAGATCTATCTCGCCTTGAACGGCGCGCTCCACGACGCGGCGTGTACGGCGTGGGACATCAAGCGTCGCTACCAGGCGGGGCGACCCACGACCTACGTCCGATACATGGGGGGCAAAGGGCAAGCGACGGATCTTGCGTCGCCGGCCTTTAGCACCGACGGCCTGCCGCTCGTGCCGGGCCTCATCGAGGTCATCACCCGAGAGAGCTCGGCAGCGGGGCAACGGCACGAACACTTGCACTTGTACGTGGGACAAATCGCCGTTCGCTCCTGGCGAAGTGAGCCGGGCGATCGGGCCGGTGAGCTGGGCGGCGTCGGATGGATCCGCGCCGTCGAGTGGTTCCCCTATCAGCGGCGCAACTTCGTCACGCCGCCCTTTCCCGGCTTCATTTCCGGCCACAGCACTTACAGCCGCAGCGCCGCCGAGGTTCTGGCGGCGCTGACGGGTAGCGCCTTCTTTCCCGGGGGGCTTGGCGAATACACGATTTCGCCTGGCTTCCTGAGCTTCGAGAAGGGCCCCACCGTGCCCATCAAGCTTCAGTGGGCCACGTATTACGACGCCGCCGACCAAGCGGGGCAGTCACGCATCTGGGGTGGCATCCACATCGTGCCCGACGACTACCAAGGGCGCGTCCTGGGAAGCCTCGTGGGCAAGGGCGCCACGGCGCTCGCGAAGAAGCATTTCGACGGCTCGGCGCGCTAG
- a CDS encoding trypsin-like serine protease, with the protein MSRPRAFFAAALFALPACSSPDGASLDSASLELESVQSELLGAPIDTSHKFSVGVCGGGLTDTGHCAASRCTGTLVAPNVVLTAQHCLYEIAYGDTWCGSTFTAARLSPEPVQITTSESGAVGTPKWYAVQEIVVPGTALCRDDLALLVLQERVPRSEAAPVGIALDRDLVARPPAELAIVGRGGVAEALDLETWESTFDSGDFRRRVLEHVPFVCASGESGPGCDVVDFSSPPSNVFTAPSSYFVIGAAVAGGDSGSAVFEQRHFGHHGRVLGVVSAGTWDGAGRPNFGLVTRVDIHADFLRRTLSRAKQSRGRCGTR; encoded by the coding sequence ATGAGTCGACCCCGCGCTTTTTTCGCCGCCGCCCTCTTCGCGCTGCCTGCGTGCAGCTCTCCCGACGGCGCGTCCCTCGACTCGGCCTCCCTCGAGCTGGAGTCGGTGCAGAGTGAGCTGCTCGGCGCCCCCATCGACACGAGCCACAAGTTCTCCGTAGGTGTTTGCGGCGGTGGCCTTACCGACACGGGCCATTGTGCGGCATCGCGGTGCACCGGCACGCTCGTCGCCCCAAACGTCGTCTTGACCGCGCAGCACTGCCTCTACGAGATCGCCTACGGTGACACCTGGTGCGGGTCGACCTTCACCGCCGCGCGCCTCTCGCCGGAGCCCGTCCAAATCACCACCAGCGAATCGGGGGCCGTCGGGACGCCCAAGTGGTACGCGGTTCAGGAGATCGTCGTTCCCGGCACGGCGCTCTGTCGCGACGATCTGGCGCTGCTCGTGCTCCAAGAGCGCGTGCCCCGGTCCGAAGCGGCGCCGGTCGGGATCGCGCTCGACCGTGACCTCGTCGCGCGGCCGCCGGCGGAGCTTGCGATCGTGGGGCGCGGCGGCGTGGCCGAGGCCCTCGATCTCGAGACCTGGGAGTCGACCTTCGACAGCGGCGACTTTCGCCGCCGCGTCCTCGAGCACGTGCCCTTCGTATGTGCCTCTGGCGAGAGCGGTCCCGGTTGCGACGTCGTTGACTTCTCGTCGCCGCCGAGCAACGTGTTCACGGCGCCCTCGTCGTACTTCGTGATCGGGGCGGCTGTCGCCGGCGGCGACTCGGGCTCCGCGGTCTTCGAGCAGCGCCACTTCGGTCACCACGGCCGGGTCCTCGGCGTCGTGAGCGCGGGCACGTGGGACGGCGCCGGTCGTCCCAACTTCGGCCTCGTGACTCGCGTCGACATTCACGCCGACTTTCTTCGCCGCACCCTGTCGCGCGCGAAACAAAGCCGCGGGCGTTGCGGTACGCGATAG
- the lon gene encoding endopeptidase La, translated as MVSQLFVGRERSINALDAAMTRDKEIFLAAQKNAKTNEPTPEDIFTVGTVGTVMQLLRLPDGTVKVLVEGKRRARTKKFVQTDEYLLVEVEDIVEAAGRTVETEALMRSVQSAFEMYVKLNKKVQPEVLMSVQTIEDPARLSDTIVANLPTIKLTDRQGLLEMEDSQKRLERLHELMQAEIEILQVEKKIRSRVKKQMEKTQKEYYLNEQMQAIQKELGGGERDEFKNEIQEIEEQLKAKKLSKEAVGKVKKELKKLKMMHPTSAEATVVRNYIDWILTLPWGEASEENYDLKAAEQILDEDHYGLRRIKERIIEYLAVQALTKKLRGPVLCFVGPPGVGKTSLCKSIARSTGRKFVRLSLGGVRDEAEIRGHRRTYIGAMPGKIIQSLKKAGTSNPVFLLDEVDKMSSDFRGDPAAALLEVLDSEQNHAFGDHYLDLDYDLSDVMFITTANTLSQIPVPLQDRMEIINLSGYTEFEKLNIAVKYLVPRNKTECGLDDVDFTITEGALRTIIHHYTREAGVRSLDREISSVCRKIARQVVDEGKDKVTVIEAKHVPKYLGVPKFRLDRREEHDEVGLTNGLAVTYAGGETLACEVAVLPGKGKLLVTGMLQKMMEESGQAAMSYIRARAGVLGLEPDFYQKVDVHVHFPDPNPKDGNSAGVTITTSIASALTRVPVKRNVAMTGEVTLRGRVQAIGGLKEKLLAAHRSGITTAIVPRENRRDLREVPRRVLKSMRILLVEHMDDVLREALAWPNPDAVFGPAKDSMEYIGGELVVRGVPVPKPSGDPAPAPVGH; from the coding sequence ATGGTGAGCCAGCTGTTCGTCGGCCGCGAGCGGTCCATCAACGCGCTCGACGCCGCCATGACGCGCGACAAGGAGATCTTCCTCGCCGCGCAGAAGAACGCGAAGACCAACGAGCCGACGCCGGAGGACATCTTCACGGTCGGCACCGTCGGCACGGTGATGCAGCTGCTCCGCCTGCCCGACGGCACCGTGAAGGTCCTCGTCGAGGGCAAGCGCCGCGCGCGGACCAAGAAGTTCGTGCAGACCGACGAGTACCTGCTCGTCGAGGTCGAGGACATCGTCGAAGCGGCGGGCCGCACCGTCGAGACCGAGGCGCTCATGCGCTCCGTGCAATCGGCCTTCGAGATGTACGTGAAGCTGAACAAGAAGGTTCAGCCGGAAGTCTTGATGAGCGTGCAGACGATCGAAGACCCTGCACGCCTCTCCGACACCATCGTCGCCAACCTGCCCACCATCAAGCTCACCGATCGGCAAGGCCTCCTCGAGATGGAGGACTCGCAGAAGCGCCTCGAGCGTCTCCACGAGCTGATGCAGGCCGAGATCGAGATCCTTCAAGTCGAGAAGAAGATCCGATCACGCGTCAAGAAGCAGATGGAGAAGACGCAGAAGGAGTACTACCTAAACGAGCAAATGCAGGCCATCCAGAAGGAGCTGGGCGGCGGCGAGCGCGACGAGTTCAAAAACGAGATCCAAGAGATCGAAGAGCAACTCAAGGCGAAGAAGCTCTCAAAAGAGGCCGTCGGCAAGGTCAAGAAGGAGCTGAAGAAGCTCAAGATGATGCACCCCACGAGCGCCGAAGCCACGGTGGTGCGCAACTACATCGACTGGATCCTGACGCTCCCCTGGGGCGAGGCCAGCGAAGAGAACTACGACCTCAAGGCCGCCGAGCAGATCCTCGACGAGGATCACTACGGTCTCCGCCGCATCAAGGAGCGCATCATCGAGTACCTCGCCGTGCAGGCGCTCACGAAGAAGCTCCGTGGGCCGGTGCTCTGCTTCGTCGGGCCGCCGGGCGTCGGCAAGACGAGCCTCTGCAAGAGCATCGCGCGCTCCACCGGCCGCAAGTTCGTGCGCCTGTCACTGGGCGGCGTGCGCGACGAAGCCGAGATTCGTGGCCACCGCCGCACGTACATCGGCGCGATGCCCGGCAAGATCATCCAGTCACTCAAGAAGGCCGGCACGTCGAACCCGGTCTTCCTCCTCGACGAAGTCGACAAGATGTCGAGCGACTTCCGCGGCGATCCCGCGGCGGCGCTCCTCGAGGTGCTCGACAGCGAGCAGAACCACGCCTTCGGCGATCACTACCTCGATCTCGACTACGACCTCTCCGACGTCATGTTCATCACGACGGCGAACACGCTGTCGCAGATCCCGGTGCCGCTCCAGGATCGCATGGAGATCATCAACCTCTCGGGCTACACCGAGTTCGAGAAGCTCAACATCGCCGTGAAATACCTCGTGCCGCGCAACAAGACGGAGTGCGGCCTCGACGACGTCGACTTCACGATCACCGAAGGCGCCCTCCGCACCATCATCCATCACTACACGCGCGAGGCCGGCGTTCGCTCGCTCGATCGCGAGATCTCCAGCGTCTGCCGGAAAATCGCGCGTCAGGTCGTCGACGAGGGCAAAGACAAGGTCACCGTCATCGAGGCGAAACACGTCCCGAAGTACCTCGGGGTGCCGAAGTTCCGCCTCGACCGTCGTGAAGAGCACGATGAGGTCGGCCTCACCAACGGCCTCGCGGTCACGTACGCCGGCGGTGAGACGCTCGCATGCGAGGTGGCCGTGCTCCCCGGCAAGGGCAAGCTGCTCGTGACCGGCATGCTCCAGAAGATGATGGAGGAGAGCGGTCAGGCGGCCATGAGCTACATCCGCGCTCGCGCCGGCGTGCTCGGCCTCGAGCCGGACTTCTACCAAAAGGTCGACGTCCACGTTCACTTCCCCGATCCGAACCCGAAAGACGGCAACAGCGCCGGTGTCACCATCACGACGTCCATCGCGAGTGCCCTCACGCGGGTCCCCGTGAAGCGCAACGTCGCGATGACCGGCGAGGTCACGCTACGCGGCCGCGTCCAGGCCATCGGTGGTCTCAAGGAGAAGCTCCTCGCGGCCCACCGCAGCGGCATCACGACGGCCATCGTGCCTCGCGAGAACCGCCGCGATCTGCGCGAGGTGCCGCGTCGCGTGCTCAAGTCGATGCGCATTCTGCTCGTCGAGCACATGGATGACGTGCTCCGTGAGGCGCTTGCGTGGCCCAACCCCGACGCTGTCTTCGGTCCCGCCAAGGACTCGATGGAATACATCGGCGGCGAGCTCGTCGTGCGCGGCGTGCCGGTGCCGAAGCCGTCGGGCGATCCGGCGCCGGCGCCCGTTGGCCACTGA
- a CDS encoding PQQ-dependent sugar dehydrogenase, whose amino-acid sequence MKLRAALSIGTSVTLALLGACAEDEALGPEGGNSPVGESTSDGSVSSSEGGSGSTDGGSDLDGTVSPDATADATAGADALADAKTDAKADAKLDAKVDAPVADAGCTPPVIPALRILDVSSQTFGSTYFAAQAPGSPNDWYLVEQNGMVRIVRNGTPLATPFLDLGAAMGNGFGERGLLSIAFHPSYANNGRFFVMGTPATSSNGSFAPENADAVVEFARDPGNADVALPTKVQDIVVLPASDTNHNGGAIAFGPGGFLFVATGDGGGGCESDQSGAVQNTSSLFGKMLRLDVNASAPFAAAGNPFAAGGDARVYHYGLRNPFRWNFDGNDLYIGDVGQNAYEEISVVLGNGAGKNFGWPAFEGSVGGTCAGKTLGGPAPHTPPIVTVDRRGGSTSPFADYNSVIGGRVYRGTAMPTLAGVYFFADFTGGAMGAVRNCSGTFSAPAVIQLSQVPTPTGTLATISSFAQGLDGELYVTYNSGTTRLGRLALQ is encoded by the coding sequence ATGAAGCTCCGCGCCGCCCTTTCGATTGGTACGTCCGTCACGCTCGCGCTGTTGGGTGCGTGCGCCGAAGACGAAGCGCTCGGTCCCGAGGGCGGGAATTCCCCGGTCGGCGAGTCGACCTCCGACGGCTCTGTCTCGTCGTCGGAGGGCGGGAGCGGCAGCACCGATGGAGGTAGCGACCTCGATGGCACCGTCTCGCCCGATGCGACGGCCGATGCGACGGCCGGTGCCGACGCGCTCGCTGACGCCAAGACCGACGCGAAGGCTGACGCGAAGCTCGACGCCAAGGTCGACGCTCCCGTCGCGGATGCCGGCTGCACGCCGCCGGTCATTCCCGCACTCAGGATCCTCGACGTGTCTTCGCAGACCTTCGGCAGCACGTATTTCGCGGCGCAGGCCCCGGGCTCACCGAACGACTGGTACCTCGTCGAACAAAACGGGATGGTCCGCATCGTGCGCAACGGAACGCCGCTGGCGACACCGTTTCTCGACCTCGGGGCGGCCATGGGCAACGGCTTCGGCGAGCGGGGCCTGCTCTCCATCGCGTTTCACCCGAGCTACGCCAACAACGGCCGCTTCTTCGTGATGGGCACGCCCGCGACGTCGTCCAATGGCAGCTTCGCGCCGGAGAACGCCGACGCCGTCGTTGAGTTCGCGCGCGATCCAGGCAACGCGGACGTCGCGCTGCCGACGAAAGTTCAAGACATCGTGGTCTTGCCGGCGTCGGACACGAACCACAACGGCGGCGCTATCGCCTTTGGGCCCGGCGGGTTTCTCTTTGTCGCGACGGGCGACGGCGGCGGCGGCTGCGAGAGCGACCAATCGGGGGCCGTCCAGAACACGTCGTCGCTCTTCGGCAAGATGCTTCGCCTCGACGTCAACGCATCGGCGCCGTTTGCCGCCGCCGGCAATCCCTTCGCGGCGGGCGGCGACGCGCGCGTCTACCACTACGGTCTTCGCAACCCATTCCGATGGAACTTCGACGGCAACGATCTGTACATCGGTGACGTCGGTCAAAACGCCTACGAAGAGATCTCGGTTGTTTTGGGCAACGGCGCGGGGAAGAACTTCGGCTGGCCGGCCTTCGAGGGGTCGGTTGGCGGGACCTGCGCGGGCAAGACGCTCGGCGGCCCGGCTCCCCACACGCCGCCCATCGTGACGGTTGACCGCCGAGGCGGCAGCACCAGCCCGTTCGCCGACTACAACTCCGTCATCGGCGGCCGCGTGTACCGGGGTACGGCGATGCCCACGCTCGCGGGCGTCTACTTCTTCGCGGACTTCACCGGGGGCGCCATGGGCGCGGTGAGAAACTGCAGCGGGACCTTCTCCGCACCGGCGGTCATCCAGCTCTCTCAGGTGCCGACGCCGACGGGAACGCTCGCGACCATCAGCTCCTTCGCGCAGGGGCTCGATGGCGAGTTGTATGTAACCTACAACTCCGGCACGACGCGCCTCGGGCGGCTGGCGCTCCAATAG
- a CDS encoding DUF1697 domain-containing protein, translating into MAKDASTKGEAKGRYVLLLRGINVGGSNKLAMRDLSRLCERAGATNVVTYIQSGNVVLSAPPPTAEALHHRVASLIHEELGLTVPVVVRTAREFAAVAKRHACAPPSSEAKALYVAFLAAAPSAANIARLDPARSPGDVFALKGRELFLCLAAGAGKTKLTNDYFERTLGTTSTIRNWNTVQKLAALVTRDG; encoded by the coding sequence ATGGCGAAGGATGCATCGACCAAAGGCGAAGCGAAGGGGCGCTACGTGCTCTTGCTCCGCGGCATCAACGTGGGGGGGAGCAACAAGCTCGCGATGCGCGACCTGTCGCGGTTGTGCGAGCGCGCCGGCGCCACCAACGTGGTGACGTACATTCAGAGTGGCAACGTCGTGCTGTCGGCGCCGCCACCGACGGCCGAGGCGCTTCACCACCGGGTCGCGTCGCTCATCCACGAGGAGCTCGGCCTCACCGTGCCCGTCGTCGTGCGGACCGCGCGAGAGTTTGCTGCGGTGGCGAAGCGCCACGCTTGTGCGCCGCCGAGCTCGGAGGCAAAGGCGCTCTACGTCGCGTTCCTCGCCGCCGCCCCCAGCGCCGCGAACATTGCGCGCCTCGACCCGGCTCGCTCACCGGGCGACGTCTTCGCGCTCAAGGGGCGAGAGCTCTTCCTGTGTCTGGCCGCTGGCGCTGGCAAGACCAAGCTGACGAACGACTACTTCGAACGCACCTTGGGGACGACGTCGACGATTCGGAATTGGAACACCGTTCAGAAGCTCGCGGCGTTGGTCACTCGCGACGGCTAG
- a CDS encoding SH3 domain-containing protein — MRIGGALLWVATMLLAGGSTACGAAAREDLAEDQGPLTAALPAGSKAVTMTPVRLRDAPSTDGTLIRLLPAGTAVTLDDGQPQGAYYAVTVADGSHGFCHGAYLELAPPGDAPAAAAGGSALAGSPGETFQAKATGYFPDNSAIEGGFVDRKGARLRTLQGYLSGADEYVSLAMDTNAFPYGQKLRIQEFEAKYGREIEFRVVDTGGAFRGRGRSRVDVCVADRQASLDATVNGMLTITVID; from the coding sequence ATGCGCATCGGTGGAGCACTGCTCTGGGTCGCGACCATGCTCCTCGCGGGAGGCAGCACCGCCTGCGGAGCGGCGGCGCGAGAGGACTTGGCCGAAGACCAGGGCCCCTTGACCGCGGCGCTCCCAGCGGGGTCCAAAGCCGTCACCATGACGCCAGTCCGGCTTCGCGACGCCCCCTCCACGGACGGAACGCTGATTCGGCTCTTGCCCGCAGGCACCGCGGTGACCCTTGACGATGGACAACCGCAGGGAGCGTACTACGCGGTGACCGTTGCGGATGGCAGCCATGGGTTTTGCCACGGCGCGTACTTGGAGTTGGCGCCGCCCGGCGACGCCCCCGCCGCTGCCGCCGGCGGTAGCGCTCTTGCCGGCAGTCCCGGCGAGACGTTCCAGGCCAAGGCCACCGGCTATTTTCCTGACAACTCAGCCATCGAGGGCGGTTTCGTCGACCGCAAGGGAGCCCGGCTCCGAACGCTTCAAGGCTACCTGAGCGGGGCCGACGAATACGTTTCCTTGGCCATGGACACCAACGCCTTTCCCTACGGGCAGAAGCTTCGGATTCAGGAATTCGAAGCCAAATACGGGCGTGAAATTGAGTTCCGCGTGGTGGACACGGGCGGCGCCTTTCGGGGCCGAGGGCGTTCCCGCGTCGACGTTTGCGTCGCCGATCGGCAGGCGTCGCTGGACGCCACCGTAAACGGGATGTTGACCATCACCGTCATCGACTGA
- a CDS encoding RecX family transcriptional regulator, translated as MRKPAPLLPLTVEVLREKALAALARRALTKRDLTVVLTRAVDAWGRRAIRASLEEATVKASMERAREAIPAIVDRFVEVKLVDDAAFASARTKRLSRAGRSRRAIEQHLGAHGIDGATARDTVRRDAGDELRAALVLARKKRLGPFRREGEDRKGRSPQETGQKELASLARAGFDFETAARALRMPRERALELLEGRGEFD; from the coding sequence ATGCGCAAACCGGCGCCTCTTTTGCCCCTGACCGTCGAGGTCCTCCGCGAGAAGGCGCTCGCGGCGCTCGCTCGGCGCGCGCTCACGAAGCGCGACCTCACGGTGGTTCTCACACGGGCCGTCGACGCGTGGGGCCGACGCGCCATCCGCGCATCGCTTGAGGAGGCCACGGTGAAGGCCTCGATGGAGCGTGCCCGCGAAGCAATCCCCGCCATCGTCGACCGCTTCGTGGAGGTCAAGCTCGTCGATGACGCGGCCTTCGCCAGCGCGCGCACCAAGCGCCTTTCTCGGGCCGGTCGCTCGCGTCGGGCCATCGAGCAACACCTCGGGGCTCACGGCATCGACGGTGCAACAGCTCGTGACACCGTGCGGCGCGACGCAGGGGACGAACTTCGGGCGGCGCTCGTGCTCGCGCGGAAGAAACGGCTCGGTCCGTTTCGTCGCGAAGGCGAGGATCGCAAGGGGCGCTCGCCGCAGGAGACTGGTCAGAAGGAGCTCGCTTCGCTGGCTCGTGCGGGCTTCGACTTCGAAACGGCGGCGCGCGCGCTCCGGATGCCGCGCGAGCGCGCCCTAGAGCTCCTCGAGGGGCGCGGCGAGTTCGACTAG